Proteins encoded in a region of the Thermus thermamylovorans genome:
- the purC gene encoding phosphoribosylaminoimidazolesuccinocarboxamide synthase produces the protein MEKLYEGKAKILYPEGENTLRVYFKDEATAFNAQKRGLIPGKGVVNNKVSAVLFRYLEGHGVKTHFLEEVSEREMRVRRVAILPLEVILRFRAAGSFARRYGLPEGTPLEAPLLEFSLKDDALGDPLICENAILALGLAAEGELAQVKATTLRVGELLRAFFAPRGLDLVDFKLEFGKRNGEILLADEISPDTMRLWDRKTGEPMDKDRFRKDLGGVEEAYQEVLKRVLEAPEVKEG, from the coding sequence ATGGAAAAGCTCTACGAGGGCAAGGCCAAGATCCTCTACCCCGAGGGGGAGAACACCTTACGGGTCTACTTCAAGGACGAGGCCACCGCCTTCAACGCCCAGAAGCGGGGCCTCATCCCGGGCAAGGGGGTGGTGAACAACAAGGTTTCCGCCGTCCTCTTCCGCTACCTGGAGGGCCACGGGGTAAAGACCCACTTCCTGGAGGAAGTTTCCGAGCGGGAGATGCGGGTCAGGCGGGTGGCGATCCTTCCCCTGGAGGTCATCCTCCGCTTCCGGGCGGCAGGGAGCTTTGCCCGGCGCTATGGCCTCCCTGAGGGCACCCCCCTCGAGGCCCCCCTTTTGGAGTTCTCCCTGAAGGACGACGCCCTGGGGGATCCCCTGATCTGCGAGAACGCCATCCTGGCCCTGGGCCTGGCGGCGGAGGGGGAGCTCGCCCAGGTGAAGGCCACCACCCTGAGGGTGGGGGAGCTTCTTCGGGCCTTCTTCGCCCCAAGGGGCCTGGACCTGGTGGACTTCAAGCTGGAGTTCGGCAAAAGGAATGGGGAGATTCTCCTCGCCGACGAGATCTCCCCCGACACCATGCGCCTTTGGGACCGGAAGACGGGAGAGCCTATGGACAAGGACCGCTTCCGCAAGGACCTAGGCGGGGTGGAGGAAGCCTACCAAGAGGTCCTCAAACGGGTCTTGGAGGCACCGGAGGTCAAAGAGGGGTAG
- a CDS encoding Uma2 family endonuclease, producing the protein MVFAASTGFKLPSGAILSPDASWVEAGRWEALSEEEKEAFPPLAPDVVFEVRSSSQGVEELRAKMALYLKEGVRLGVLVDPYARAVEVYRPGKEPERFEGVDVLSLEPELPGFFLRLPPLG; encoded by the coding sequence GTGGTGTTTGCTGCCTCCACGGGTTTCAAGCTGCCCAGCGGGGCCATCTTGTCCCCCGATGCCTCCTGGGTGGAGGCTGGGCGTTGGGAGGCTTTGTCCGAGGAGGAGAAGGAGGCTTTCCCTCCTTTGGCTCCGGACGTGGTCTTTGAGGTGCGCTCGTCCTCGCAGGGAGTGGAGGAACTTAGGGCCAAAATGGCCCTTTACCTGAAGGAGGGGGTGCGTCTTGGGGTGTTGGTGGACCCCTACGCCCGTGCCGTGGAGGTGTACCGTCCGGGAAAGGAGCCTGAGCGTTTTGAGGGAGTGGACGTCCTTTCCCTGGAACCGGAGCTCCCCGGCTTTTTCCTCCGCCTCCCTCCCTTGGGGTAG
- the purS gene encoding phosphoribosylformylglycinamidine synthase subunit PurS, with the protein MPRYQATLLIELKDGILDPQGRAVEGVLKGLGHPVEEVRVGKVLEVVFQAENHLQAEEKAKAMGKLLTNPVMEVFALEALKELP; encoded by the coding sequence ATGCCCAGGTACCAGGCCACCCTGCTCATAGAGCTGAAAGACGGCATCCTAGACCCCCAGGGCCGGGCAGTGGAAGGGGTCTTAAAGGGCCTCGGCCACCCGGTGGAAGAGGTGCGGGTGGGCAAGGTCCTGGAGGTGGTTTTCCAGGCGGAAAACCACCTCCAGGCTGAGGAAAAGGCCAAGGCCATGGGGAAGCTCCTGACCAACCCGGTGATGGAGGTCTTCGCCCTGGAGGCCCTGAAGGAGCTCCCATGA